CAAGATAGTTATTTGCAAAGAAATTACTCTTGGCATCACTATAAGGTTTGCAGAAATAAAATCACTCTACCGGGAGTGAGACCATACAGATACCCCGTTAGAGAGAAATCATTGGGGATCACGATCGAATTCAGTTTGTGAACGTGAGCCGAATCAACGAATTTTCACAGCAGTTCCAACCGCAGTAATTAAAAGAAGAACGCCGGATTGATCAAGTTGGATTGTGCCAGTATTCACTTCGATTCCCACAACGGCATTTGCGCCTAGACTTTGTGCCCGTTTTTGGAGTTCTGCGAGGGCGTTTTGCTGTCCTTGTTCAAAGACGCGCTCATATCCTGCGGTACGTCCACCAACGATGTCACGGATGCCGGCAAAGAAATCTTTGAGGGCGTTCGTTCCGTAGACCACTTCGGCCGTAACGACACCGAGGTATGATTCGATCGCAACATCTTGTATTGTATCGGTGGTTGTCATTAGCATCGTTTCATCTCGCTCAAACTGGAGTTTCTGTAATTGTTGATCACTATGGCTACAATATCTCACCTCCGTCGATCGCTCGTTGCTGCTGGAATTCTGGTGTCGGTTGCGATGCCTCAAGTGGCTTACGCTCAATCAGATGAGTTAGATAAATTGCTAGAACAGGGACGCGAGTTTGTTGAGGCGCGGAATTGGTCAGGAGCACTAGCAGCGTTTCAGCGGGCATCGGCGATCGACAATCGCAACGCTCGGATTTTCTCTGGAATGGGGTTTGCCTTTGCTCAGGAAGGGCGATTTCAAGAAGCGGCGGAAGCTTATCGTCAAGCGGTGGCGCTGGAATCGACCAATGCCGATTTTTTCTATGCGTTGGGATTCAGCCTGGCAAATCTGGGCAACGACAGCGAAGCCGAAGAGGCTTACCGTCAAGCGACCCAATTAGACAGGCGCAACGTGAATGCGTTTTTGGGGTTGGGAACGGTTCTTTCTCGTCAGGGACAGTTTTCTCAGGCGTTGTCAGCGTATCAGCAAGCCGCAAGACTCGATCGCCGCAGCGCCGAGGCGCAGGAATCGATCGGCTTAATGCTGCTGCAACTGGGACGAACAACGCAGGGGATGACTGCGCTGCAAGCAGCGACACGGTTAAATCCAAGGCGGACGAGTTCTCATGTTGCAATGGGCATTGCGCTGCTAGATCAAGGCAACTCACAAGCGGCGCTGAATGCGTTTAATCAAGCGGTGCGAATTGATCCAAGTAATTCTAAGCTGCACCTGCAAATTGGCAAGATTCTACGCGAGAAAGGCAATAATACCGCCGCTTTAAGCGCATTTCAGCGGTCGGTGAATTTAGATCGAGAGTCAGCCGAAGCGCAGTTTGCGCTGGCAGAAGCGGCGCTGGCAAACAACGAAACGATGCGATCGGTGATGGCGTTTCGCGAGGTGATTAAGCTCGAACCGAATAACGCAGCAGCGCATTATCAAATGGGGCTTGCTTTGAGAGCGCGGAATTTCACCCAGGATGCGATCGAGGCGTTTCGCCGCGCCAAGATGCTGTTTGAGGAGCAAGGCAAGACCGACGAAATGAAAAAAGTAGAGCAGGCGCTCTCCGAAGCTAAGCCTTGATCAGTGACTTTAGGGTGGCTTCGGGCGATCGCGGGTTCCATCCGAGTTCGCGTCTTGCTTTGGAGCCATCGACGCGTACACAGCGATCGTAAACATAATGAACTCGCTCGTTGTCGATCGGCGGTTGCCAACGGGCGACTCTGCCGATTGGATCGAGAACGCTGGCGACGAGACGCACGATCGATTCTGGAGCTTCGCGGGGAACAGAAATTCCAGTTTCTTGGCTGAAGATTTCAAACATTTCTCTAGTGGTCAAGTCGCCTGCAGAAATGATGTAATAGTCGCCAGATTTGCCGCGATCGACCGCAAGAATCATGGCTTCAGCGAGATCATCAACGTGAACAATTCCTGTCACTCGTCCGCCGCCTGCCCAAACTTTGAGCCGCCCATTTAGAAAGGCGTTCAGAACAGGCTTAAAGTGTGGATCATCGCTGCCGAAAATTCCAGAAGGCAGGACGCTGACGATCGATAATTCTTGGGTTTGATCGACTAATTGCTGCGCTTGGTATTTTGTGCGATCGTAAGCGGAAGAAAAGTCTTTTTGAGTGCGCTGAAAGGTTTCGTCAATCACTTTACCTTGCGTATCGCCAAAAATCCCGATCGTGCTGCAATAAATCAATTTAGGTAGATTAACTGCTTTTGCTGCTTCCAAAACGGCGCGGGTGCCTTTAACATTAACGCGCTCCATTTCTGCAGCATCAACAATTCCAAGCTCAACATAGGCAGCCGTATGAAATACAACATCGACATTTTGCATCGCCTCGCTCAGAGCAGCGCGATCGGTAATATCACCGTAAGCATATTGAATCTCGCAACCGGATAAACGAGACAGATTGCTCGATCGCCGCACGAAACCGATTACAGAATCGCCTCGATGCAAAAGTGCCTTAACCAGATGCGATCCGGTAAATCCATTTGCTCCAGTCACTAAAGCTTTCATAGGGATTTTTCGTACATTCGATAGGTTTTGTAGATTTTACCGCCCGCCGCTTCAATCAATTTGCGCGATCGAGAATTGTCTTCGTAAACCCAGGAAAGCTCAGCCCGTTTATAAGGTTTTCCCTTTTTTAATCCGCCTTGTAATCCCAAGTAAATTAATCCCAATGGAACCAATTTTCTTTGAAATTCTGGAAGTGAACATATCGCAATCACGCGACCCTGATCAATCCGGCGACGGTACCACAAGAACTTCAGAATTCCGACCCAATTGAGCCGACCATTCACAAATTTAAGCGGAATATTGTAGTCAGGCAATCCCATCCAGAACCCGATCATTTCTCCGTTGTATTCTGCAACCGGAAACACATCCGGATCGACTAAATCTTGCAGCGATCGCGCTTCTTCTAAAAATTCTTCAAGGGTGCGAGGAGTTGAACTCCAATTACTTGAAAATGCCTGATTAAACAAGTGATATAGATTAATACAATCTTGCTCAAATCCTTCGCCTTTTGTGTGCAAAGGTCGAAATGTCACGCCGGATTTACAAGCAATTCTGTAGCCTTTTTCAAATTCAGGCGAAAGCGGTTTATCTAATGGAAAATCGTAAGCATACGCATCTTTTGCCTTTGCCCAACCTAACTGCTCAATAAAAGTTGGATAATAGGACGGATTGTAAGGCATCATTACCATCGGAGGAGAATCGAAGCCATCGACCAAAAAGAGACAGTTATTATGCGTTGAAAGGTCGATCGGACCACGAACTTCTGTAATATCTAGCGATCGTAGCCAGTTTTCTGCCGCTTCAAACAGGGCGGCTGCGACTTGGATATCCTCAACACATTCAAAGAACCCAAAAATCCCGATCGGCTTGCCTTCACGCTCAATCAATCGATCATTCACGGCTGCCACAATTCGACCGATCGCCGTTCCGCGTGAGATGGCAATAAACTGCTTCAGCTTGCCGTATTGAAAAAATGGATTCTCTGGCTGAAACTTCTTCTGCACATCGCTCCGCAAGGGTGGCACCCAATTGGGATCATTTGCGTAGACGACCCAGGGAACATTGATGAACATTTCCTGTTCAGTCGCAGACGTAACCGGAAATACTTCAAAGGTTGGCATCGCTCATTCATTCATCTATCAGGTTAATGCTGACTATACCAGCCCCAATGCAAAAATTAATTAGAACTAGGCTGATGCGGCAGTGTGAAGTAGAAGATACTCCCTTCGCCGCTGATCGACTCGACCCAAATTTTACCCTCATGCCGCTCTACAATCTTTTTCGCGATCGTCAGTCCTGCCCCTGTTCCACCTCCATACTTGTTTGGGCCATGAAGCCGCTTGAAGATGCGGAAAATGCTATCAAGATGATGTTCTGGAATGCCAATGCCATTATCTTTGATATAGAAAGTTGTCACCATTTCTGGTGCTTCGTCGTCTACATACCGTTTCTGCAACGATCTCACCGGATCTAAAAAGCCAATTTCAACCCATTTCTGAGCGCGATCGTTGTATTTAATCGCATTGCTGATCAAGTTCGTAAACACTTCCCCCATCTGAACCTGATCGCACAGGACTATTGGCAACGATCGAGGAATCCGAATATCAACATCAGTTTGCTCTAAACTAATCCGCAGCACATCTAGAACTGTATGTACCAGTTCGTTTAAGTCCGTTTGCTTCAGTTCAAGCCCAACTCGCCCCAGACGCGAGAAATGCAGCAAGGAATTGATTAAATCTTCCATTCGCTGCGTCAATCTGACCAGTGTGTGCAGCTTTGAGACTCCATCTTCATTCAAAACATCTCCATAGTCTTCGATCAGAAAGCTGGAATAGTTGTGAATTCCCCGGAGTGGCTCTTTTAAGTCGTGTGAGGCAATGTAAGCAAACGAGTCGAGTTCACTGTTGCTGCGCTCTAGCTCAATGTTAATTTGGGCAAGTTCATCTGCTTGGCGTAGAACAATGCCGACGATCGCGCTTCTGAGGTCTAATACCGCTTCAATTTCGCAGGATTTCCAGGGCAAAGACTGACCGCGCACCGTTTCCTGCCATAGCGCAAAAGACTGACGCGGAGACAAGCGCACTTCTCCACTCTCGGAGATTTCCACGGGTTTATTAGGGTTTCCGCCCCAGTTTACGGTTTGCACCACTTCAGATCGAAACCATAAGATGTAGTTGCGATTGACGCGAGAAATGGCTAATGCTAACAGTCCTGAAGCAATGTCTCGAAAGGCTTCAGCGGCTGGATAGACTTTAGAGAGTGCTGCTGTGGAAAATACATTGCTTTCAAACTGCGTTTCTATCCAGGTCAACAAATCTCTGAGCTGATCTGAGGAGGGAGTCTGACCGATCGAATAAAATTGCTCATTCCAGCAAATCACTACACCCTGAGCATTAACGAGTTCTAAAAGATTCGATTCATTGCTCACCAAACCATCCAGCATATTCTTATGCTGCGGAATGACTTCGACAAAGTTCGACTGAATCTCCTTGAGCTTCATTTTGTAATCCAAGTCTTCATTTTCTTCTTTCGCTATCAGTTCTAGCGACATCACTTGCCCCAAAAACTCACAGGCAGTCCGCACTTCATAGGTGAGATAGTTCGCCGAGGCATGATGACAGGCAATCAATCCCCATAGTTTTTTGTTCTTGATCAGCGAGATGGACATCGAAGCACCAACGCTCATGTTCTGCAAATATTCGATATGCAGAGGTGAAACACTCCTCAACACAGATAGACTCAAATCTGTCACTTGATGGGTGATCGGATTGATAGTTGGAATCAATGCTGCGGGCTGATAACTAACATCTGGAATGATTCGCAACCCGTTAAGCGTATAAAGCTGCTTGGCTTGCTTGGGGATATCACTAGGAGGATAGTGCAATCCTAGATAAGGGGTAAGCGCATCGCGTTTGTCTTCAGCAACGACTTGTCCTGCGCCCTCCTCATTAAACCGATAGACCATCACACGATCGAAGTCGGTCAATCGCCGCACTTCCTTGACGATCAAATTGCACATTTCACTCAAGCTATGAGCATTTTGCAGCTTGTGAATCGTGCCTTTGACGAGATGATAAAACCCGAAAAAGTCGGCTCTTTTTTCACTGCGCGAGGGTTCTAGCTCCAAAATTAGCAATTCTGCCCTGCGATGAATGATGCCATCAAAAGCAAGAGTTTCTTGTGGAGTTGTAATTAACAGATGCAGCGGATTCACGCTCTCAAAATCTTCGTTCAAGCAGTCTGAAATGAATTGAATCTGCTTGGAATCGAGTAAGCAACTTAAAGGCTGATTCAGTAATTCTTCTGGAGATCGCTTCAATAAAGACGTACTGTTGCTGACTTGTACGATCGTTAAGTCCGGCTCACTCAAAACTAACAACACACCGTGCGGCTGAATTTTGCCGGGAATATGAATTAGTTCACGATCGCAGTTTGTGAGATTGATTTCTTCAGGGGCAATGTTTTCAGCTTGATTCGGTTGCCGCTCACTTGATTGGGACGCAGAACTAACACGATGAGCGGGCAATTGCATTGAGGATCGGGGGCAGAACGTCCTTTGTATTCTACCGAGTTCTCTTATCTACAGCCGAGCTAATTCTAGTCATTAGGCTGCTTCTCAGCGATATGTTTGCCTGAAAATCCGTCTTCGGGTAGATGCAATTCATGAAATCTTTTAGATCAGGTCATATAATCTAATTTTAGTCTACTAAACAATATCAGCCTTTGAATCTAAAGCGAGTGTTAGCCAATGGGAGAACAGAGTGCCATCCTGTTAGTTGTGGAAGATAGTGATGAAGATTTTGAAGCACTGCAACGAACAATTCGCCAAACTTCGATCGCCTGTCAGATTCAACGCTGTTCCGAGGGAGACGAAGCGTTAACTTTTCTCTTTTCTAGAGACTCACGGGAAACACTGTTTCCCCTGTCTGCTTTTCCGCCCTCGCTGATTCTGCTGGATCTGAACCTGCCGGGTATGGATGGACGAGATATCTTAGCGCGGTTAAAGCAAGATGAGATTCTAAAGATGATTCCTGTGGTGATACTATCTACCTCCAATAATCCTAAAGATATTCGAGGGTGCTACAGTCTTGGCGCAAACGCTTACCTAATTAAGCCGATCGATACCGTTAAATTTAAGCGAACAGTCCAACTATTTGTGGAGCATTGGTTTGAAGCTGTTACCCTGCCAAACGCGGTCGATCGTGCCTGAGTACCTTGTTTTTCTTGTCGTAGACAGGAATTCTTATCCACGCCAACAACTTAATAATTTCTTAATACTGCCTATACCTAAAGAGC
This is a stretch of genomic DNA from Cyanobacteria bacterium FACHB-DQ100. It encodes these proteins:
- a CDS encoding YbjQ family protein — translated: MLMTTTDTIQDVAIESYLGVVTAEVVYGTNALKDFFAGIRDIVGGRTAGYERVFEQGQQNALAELQKRAQSLGANAVVGIEVNTGTIQLDQSGVLLLITAVGTAVKIR
- a CDS encoding tetratricopeptide repeat protein, which produces MATISHLRRSLVAAGILVSVAMPQVAYAQSDELDKLLEQGREFVEARNWSGALAAFQRASAIDNRNARIFSGMGFAFAQEGRFQEAAEAYRQAVALESTNADFFYALGFSLANLGNDSEAEEAYRQATQLDRRNVNAFLGLGTVLSRQGQFSQALSAYQQAARLDRRSAEAQESIGLMLLQLGRTTQGMTALQAATRLNPRRTSSHVAMGIALLDQGNSQAALNAFNQAVRIDPSNSKLHLQIGKILREKGNNTAALSAFQRSVNLDRESAEAQFALAEAALANNETMRSVMAFREVIKLEPNNAAAHYQMGLALRARNFTQDAIEAFRRAKMLFEEQGKTDEMKKVEQALSEAKP
- a CDS encoding NAD-dependent epimerase/dehydratase family protein is translated as MKALVTGANGFTGSHLVKALLHRGDSVIGFVRRSSNLSRLSGCEIQYAYGDITDRAALSEAMQNVDVVFHTAAYVELGIVDAAEMERVNVKGTRAVLEAAKAVNLPKLIYCSTIGIFGDTQGKVIDETFQRTQKDFSSAYDRTKYQAQQLVDQTQELSIVSVLPSGIFGSDDPHFKPVLNAFLNGRLKVWAGGGRVTGIVHVDDLAEAMILAVDRGKSGDYYIISAGDLTTREMFEIFSQETGISVPREAPESIVRLVASVLDPIGRVARWQPPIDNERVHYVYDRCVRVDGSKARRELGWNPRSPEATLKSLIKA
- a CDS encoding GAF domain-containing protein; this encodes MQLPAHRVSSASQSSERQPNQAENIAPEEINLTNCDRELIHIPGKIQPHGVLLVLSEPDLTIVQVSNSTSLLKRSPEELLNQPLSCLLDSKQIQFISDCLNEDFESVNPLHLLITTPQETLAFDGIIHRRAELLILELEPSRSEKRADFFGFYHLVKGTIHKLQNAHSLSEMCNLIVKEVRRLTDFDRVMVYRFNEEGAGQVVAEDKRDALTPYLGLHYPPSDIPKQAKQLYTLNGLRIIPDVSYQPAALIPTINPITHQVTDLSLSVLRSVSPLHIEYLQNMSVGASMSISLIKNKKLWGLIACHHASANYLTYEVRTACEFLGQVMSLELIAKEENEDLDYKMKLKEIQSNFVEVIPQHKNMLDGLVSNESNLLELVNAQGVVICWNEQFYSIGQTPSSDQLRDLLTWIETQFESNVFSTAALSKVYPAAEAFRDIASGLLALAISRVNRNYILWFRSEVVQTVNWGGNPNKPVEISESGEVRLSPRQSFALWQETVRGQSLPWKSCEIEAVLDLRSAIVGIVLRQADELAQINIELERSNSELDSFAYIASHDLKEPLRGIHNYSSFLIEDYGDVLNEDGVSKLHTLVRLTQRMEDLINSLLHFSRLGRVGLELKQTDLNELVHTVLDVLRISLEQTDVDIRIPRSLPIVLCDQVQMGEVFTNLISNAIKYNDRAQKWVEIGFLDPVRSLQKRYVDDEAPEMVTTFYIKDNGIGIPEHHLDSIFRIFKRLHGPNKYGGGTGAGLTIAKKIVERHEGKIWVESISGEGSIFYFTLPHQPSSN
- a CDS encoding response regulator → MGEQSAILLVVEDSDEDFEALQRTIRQTSIACQIQRCSEGDEALTFLFSRDSRETLFPLSAFPPSLILLDLNLPGMDGRDILARLKQDEILKMIPVVILSTSNNPKDIRGCYSLGANAYLIKPIDTVKFKRTVQLFVEHWFEAVTLPNAVDRA